AAAAGCAAACTTCATGAAACTAAACTTGTTTTGATAAGAAACTAAACTTGTATTCTCATTCGTTAAGTGTAGAACAGAAGCCTCtgttatttaaattgttttctagTTCCAAGGAAAAAATGGTATCGTTTGAGTTCAGTTCCAGTTGTTCTGTTTCCTTTTCCCTCGTTTTCAATTCTGGAGAGTCTAATGTATCCAGATAAAATGTGATTTCTTATTCATGTTAATCTACAGCTAACAACTCAAATGATCTACGAGACCAAATTGTACAAAAATCAATCAGCAAGTCGTGCAAAGTTTCCTAATCTCGATTTATAGAGTAGATAATAGCAAATGGAAGGAAGATTAAAATTCTTCAATCATTCAAATCACTTAAGATGTAAGGTTCTCCTCAACTTTTTATTCTGTCCAATGCCCAGAAGGACGACCACAACACAATGTAAGCACGATAAACTATAGCAGATTATACAAACTTCCGTATTCCACAATGCATTGTAAGCAAACATATAGTAGCCGATTGTATAAACTTCAACATTCAAGCAGTTTCCTCATCCCTATTAACGAGAATCATCAAGAGAAATGCTTACTATTAAAAGTAACGAACACATCTCACATAAAACTATTTGTAACAACTTAAGAAAGGATCTGGCAGCATCACTTACATGTTTCAGAAAATTAATTCATGGCCGTGACACCCTCTGATTGTTTACTCGATTAAACCTTTGTTTTCAGTGAAACTGGGACACTTTccttctctcttgatttcttaTGATCAAAACATTATCAAGCTCCTTCTTCAACTGTGATCTCAATTGGTAGTTCGAAGCCAAACTTGTGTCCAAATTCTCCTTTACAGCAAAAAGTTGCGATTTTCTCATCTCTGCTTCAGCTATCTCAGAATTGCTCAAGAACCCATTGTTCCCTTGAAGTTTTATGAATATTGAGTTAAGCTGATCAAAGAAACATCAAATCGAAACTAAAATAAAGATGATTCCGTGACTTGAATCCTTAGCAAATCAAAATACTACTTGAATCCTTACCTCATTCACACGATTCCGTAACTCATTCACTTGAATACGAGATTCCTTAACAAACTTATCCACATTTTCGCTAAAAGCCTTCATATCAAGACCTTTTACTTGATAAAacctctccttctccttctccttctcctctaTCTCCTCCACTTCActcttcaaaaccctaaaacccaatCCAAATTCAGTTCAAttcttacattttaaaatataaacaaacgAAATTAATTACTATCATCTTTACCTGAATTCTTGTGAATCAGGATCGTATTTAGCATCGAGGCTCTCGATTTCCGATTTAAGAACCAAGATTTTGAAGTTCTGAAATGCAATTTTGTGGACAAGAACCAAACACCTTTGTTCAATAGACCGAATATTTACCAACTTCGATGCTAACACCTGAGACTTGCTCGTTTGCAATTCTTTCTCTGCctgcaaccattttttttttgttttttattttctcggaAACCAAACAGAAAGTTAAGGTTAATTAGGGTTTAAGATTGGGAGTGACCTGGAGAAGAGAGAGACGTTGATTTCTGGTACTTTCCATTTGCTCCAGTCGTTCTCGAAACGCAGAGGAAAGCGCCATTGTTACTATAAACGCAAGGGTTCTTCAATTTTGCTTCTTCAAAATGACAAATGAGAATGATATTTGAATTTGGGGGTTTATATGTAGTTGTTCTGGCCGGAGAAAACgccaattttaattattaacttaatttaaaatttaatttgatagatattcatatttatggaaaaataagtaaatgaatttgatataagattaattaattatatataaacaagttGGTTACTATTTCGAGAAAAATGAGACGAAAATATTGaagataaatcaaaattttttgtttctatattagaaatagaatttttttgcagggttatattagaaataaaattaatatatatttttttatagaaacatGTCATCtctatgctttttattttaaaataacaaaaaaattcattctaaaattatctccAGAATAAAtgtactttttatatatttatctttgttttctCAACTTAACACATTTATGATATctatctccattttttttattttgagaaactaactaaatattatttaagaatttaatttttatggttaaaCAAGTTTGccaaatttgtatttattaactTCTTCAACTCCAAAACCCACGTGCATATAAGTagagtttattaaatttatatcaatacatgagatctaaaaatatttttaaaatcatctccaaaggaatat
The DNA window shown above is from Populus trichocarpa isolate Nisqually-1 chromosome 4, P.trichocarpa_v4.1, whole genome shotgun sequence and carries:
- the LOC7472576 gene encoding uncharacterized protein LOC7472576 isoform X1, which translates into the protein MALSSAFRERLEQMESTRNQRLSLLQAEKELQTSKSQVLASKLVNIRSIEQRCLVLVHKIAFQNFKILVLKSEIESLDAKYDPDSQEFRVLKSEVEEIEEKEKEKERFYQVKGLDMKAFSENVDKFVKESRIQVNELRNRVNELNSIFIKLQGNNGFLSNSEIAEAEMRKSQLFAVKENLDTSLASNYQLRSQLKKELDNVLIIRNQERRKVSQFH
- the LOC7472576 gene encoding uncharacterized protein LOC7472576 isoform X2, which encodes MALSSAFRERLEQMESTRNQRLSLLQAEKELQTSKSQVLASKLVNIRSIEQRCLVLVHKIAFQNFKILVLKSEIESLDAKYDPDSQEFRVLKSEVEEIEEKEKEKERFYQVKGLDMKAFSENVDKFVKESRIQVNELRNRVNEGTMGS